One part of the Parabacteroides distasonis ATCC 8503 genome encodes these proteins:
- a CDS encoding glycoside hydrolase family 2 protein, which translates to MKKITVVCLALCSFLFGGDLFSVKAQILEKFTLPTPWTEEALKAEIPLPEYPRPQMVRSEWLNLNGIWDYMGGKDLLDPVTATTPPVFPAKVEKIRVPYPPESELSGIARGGDTCLWYKRSFSVPQAWKGRNVLLNFGAVDRISSVFVNGKKVGTHTGGYDAFSLNITDYLKSGENVLVVGAYDPNDGRAASGKNGSRGDYIFTSGIWQTVWLEPVEKQYISQIKLVPDLKNNRLEVIAYTEDKELKVTAIADNGTSEVARTEGNSNMSFYLPIREPRLWSPDDPFLYGLKLQLKDRKGEIIDEVSSYFGMRSVSMGKVDGVLRPLLNGEFVFHIGLLDQGYWPDGAFTAPTDKALLYDIELAKRAGFNVIRKHIKVEPQRWYYHCDRLGLMVWQDMPNLWEPDGEDSVAVRKQFRDELKVMIDQHVSSPSIVMWVPFNENWGAFEATDITAWVKKYDPNRWVNGMSGYNYAPGYRKAYGDPRNGDFVDMHHYGKIEPKAIPRPDDKRAASLGEFGGKGLFVRGHMWPVRNDAYEMMLNREVLTDTYVLMLTELEQMINYFGLSTAIYTQTTDVEHEINGLVTYDRKVEKMDLEKVKYINQEVIRCTRKK; encoded by the coding sequence ATGAAAAAGATTACCGTTGTTTGTTTAGCTCTTTGCTCCTTTCTTTTTGGGGGAGATCTCTTCTCCGTAAAGGCGCAAATCCTAGAGAAGTTCACATTGCCTACCCCATGGACAGAGGAGGCATTGAAGGCTGAGATTCCTTTACCGGAATATCCACGTCCGCAGATGGTGCGTTCGGAATGGTTGAATCTGAATGGTATATGGGATTATATGGGAGGAAAAGACCTGCTTGATCCTGTTACGGCAACCACCCCTCCAGTCTTTCCCGCAAAAGTAGAAAAGATACGTGTGCCGTATCCTCCGGAATCGGAATTATCCGGTATAGCTCGTGGGGGTGATACTTGCCTGTGGTATAAGCGTAGCTTCTCTGTTCCTCAAGCATGGAAGGGCAGGAATGTATTGTTGAATTTTGGGGCTGTAGATCGGATCTCGTCTGTGTTTGTCAACGGTAAGAAGGTGGGTACCCATACGGGAGGGTACGATGCTTTTAGTTTAAATATTACTGATTATTTGAAATCCGGTGAAAATGTCCTTGTGGTAGGTGCTTATGATCCTAACGACGGCCGGGCCGCTTCGGGCAAGAACGGCTCACGTGGAGATTATATTTTTACCTCCGGTATCTGGCAAACCGTTTGGCTTGAACCGGTAGAGAAACAATATATTTCTCAGATTAAGCTAGTGCCCGATTTAAAAAATAATCGGTTGGAAGTAATTGCTTATACGGAGGATAAGGAGTTAAAGGTAACGGCTATCGCGGATAATGGTACTTCAGAGGTGGCAAGAACCGAAGGAAATTCCAATATGAGTTTTTACTTGCCTATCCGGGAACCCCGTCTATGGAGTCCAGATGATCCTTTCTTGTATGGTTTGAAATTGCAGTTGAAAGATCGAAAGGGTGAGATAATAGATGAGGTATCTTCTTATTTTGGTATGCGTTCTGTTAGTATGGGAAAGGTAGATGGTGTGCTTCGGCCTTTATTGAACGGGGAGTTTGTTTTCCATATCGGTCTTTTAGATCAAGGTTATTGGCCCGATGGCGCATTTACTGCTCCTACCGACAAGGCTTTGTTGTATGATATAGAACTGGCGAAACGTGCGGGTTTTAATGTAATACGCAAGCATATCAAAGTAGAGCCTCAACGTTGGTATTATCATTGTGACAGGCTTGGCTTGATGGTTTGGCAAGATATGCCGAATCTTTGGGAGCCGGATGGTGAGGATTCCGTGGCGGTTCGTAAACAGTTCCGTGACGAATTGAAAGTGATGATCGACCAACACGTCAGCTCGCCTTCTATCGTGATGTGGGTCCCGTTTAATGAGAATTGGGGAGCTTTTGAAGCGACAGACATCACAGCTTGGGTGAAAAAGTACGATCCGAATCGTTGGGTAAACGGTATGTCGGGATATAATTACGCTCCGGGCTATCGTAAGGCTTATGGAGATCCCAGAAATGGAGATTTCGTGGATATGCATCATTATGGCAAGATCGAGCCTAAGGCGATCCCCCGTCCCGATGATAAACGTGCTGCGTCCCTTGGCGAATTCGGAGGAAAAGGTCTATTTGTGCGTGGGCATATGTGGCCTGTACGCAATGACGCTTATGAGATGATGTTGAATAGAGAGGTCCTGACCGATACCTATGTATTAATGCTTACCGAGCTAGAGCAGATGATAAACTATTTCGGACTAAGCACGGCCATCTATACGCAGACTACAGATGTGGAACATGAGATAAACGGCTTGGTCACTTATGACCGAAAGGTGGAGAAGATGGATCTGGAGAAAGTTAAGTACATCAATCAGGAAGTTATAAGATGTACAAGAAAAAAGTAG
- a CDS encoding glycoside hydrolase family 2 TIM barrel-domain containing protein codes for MKQKLNITTFLLFWCITALWSIPRPEYPRPQFERMDWVNLNGEWTCSFDFGGTGMEREFYKSNGFDQKITVPFCPESKLSGVKYTDFIQHFWYQRPITIPQEWNGKNIRLNFGAVYYKSEIYIDGVLANRHFGGTSSFAVDITSLVTPGKTHSLVVYVESDLRSAKQPAGKQNLQFESYACNYTRTTGIWQTVWMEAVHPEGLQSVQLLTDIDQQQLVVRPRFYKELGGKLQVTVKDNGKIVASQTITASSLSSAILPIKKMKTWSPENPFLYDLEYKVIDKNGKVVDEVRSYTGMRKVHIEGNKIYLNNKPYYQRLVLDQGFYPDGIWTAPSDEALKHDIELSMAAGFNGARLHQKVFEERFYYWADKMGYLTWGEASSWGMDCNDTETARNFITEWTEIVERDRNHPSLLIWTPTNEEFWPDRIQYPRLMHDLYNLTKMIDPTRPFHGTSGGVHIATDIWTIHNYEQNPEELKKQLYNDGKLFVTPKWEIQLMPKNIGFNGLKYTDQYQFPKYKKDMPYLVDEFGGIKWNPSQQMESTQNTSWGYGEPPHSLEEFYKRLEGQVNAVLSLSKDIWGYCYTQLTDVEQEQNGIYYYDRTPKFDMKRIHDIFSQTPKVE; via the coding sequence ATGAAACAAAAATTGAACATTACTACATTCTTACTGTTTTGGTGCATCACTGCTTTATGGTCTATCCCACGTCCCGAATATCCCCGTCCACAATTTGAACGCATGGATTGGGTAAATTTGAACGGAGAATGGACTTGCTCATTCGATTTCGGAGGTACCGGAATGGAACGGGAGTTCTATAAATCGAACGGTTTTGACCAAAAGATCACAGTGCCTTTCTGCCCGGAAAGTAAGTTATCCGGCGTAAAATACACGGATTTCATTCAACATTTCTGGTATCAGCGTCCTATCACGATCCCACAAGAATGGAATGGAAAGAATATAAGACTTAACTTTGGAGCTGTTTATTATAAATCGGAAATATACATTGATGGAGTCTTAGCCAATCGCCATTTTGGCGGAACCTCTTCTTTCGCAGTAGATATCACCTCCTTGGTAACACCAGGAAAGACACATAGCCTAGTCGTATATGTAGAAAGTGACCTACGAAGCGCAAAACAACCGGCAGGAAAACAAAACCTACAATTTGAATCCTACGCCTGTAATTATACCCGGACCACAGGTATTTGGCAAACGGTTTGGATGGAGGCTGTCCATCCGGAAGGATTGCAATCCGTGCAGTTGCTGACAGATATAGACCAACAACAATTGGTTGTGCGTCCTCGTTTCTATAAAGAACTAGGAGGTAAATTGCAAGTAACCGTAAAAGACAACGGTAAAATAGTAGCCAGCCAAACCATTACGGCAAGCTCCTTATCTTCTGCTATTCTACCCATCAAGAAAATGAAAACATGGAGTCCGGAAAACCCTTTTCTGTACGACTTGGAATACAAAGTAATAGATAAGAACGGGAAGGTAGTAGATGAGGTAAGAAGCTATACAGGTATGCGTAAGGTACATATCGAAGGCAATAAGATTTATCTGAACAACAAACCTTATTACCAACGCTTGGTACTTGATCAAGGATTTTATCCCGATGGAATTTGGACGGCTCCTAGCGACGAGGCGTTAAAGCATGACATCGAACTCTCCATGGCGGCCGGCTTTAATGGTGCCCGCCTCCATCAGAAAGTATTCGAGGAACGTTTCTATTATTGGGCGGATAAGATGGGCTATCTTACATGGGGGGAAGCTTCCAGTTGGGGAATGGATTGCAATGATACGGAAACCGCCCGGAATTTCATAACTGAATGGACCGAAATCGTAGAACGTGACCGTAACCATCCTTCCCTTCTTATCTGGACACCTACAAACGAGGAGTTCTGGCCTGATCGCATACAATATCCGCGCCTGATGCACGACCTGTATAACCTAACGAAAATGATAGACCCGACGCGTCCTTTCCACGGTACCAGCGGTGGTGTACACATCGCTACCGATATCTGGACAATCCACAATTACGAGCAAAATCCGGAAGAATTGAAAAAGCAACTGTATAATGACGGTAAACTATTTGTCACCCCAAAATGGGAAATACAATTGATGCCGAAAAATATCGGTTTCAACGGCCTGAAATATACAGACCAATACCAATTCCCGAAATATAAAAAAGATATGCCTTATTTAGTTGATGAGTTTGGCGGTATAAAATGGAACCCGTCACAACAGATGGAAAGTACCCAAAATACATCTTGGGGATATGGAGAGCCCCCCCATTCTTTAGAAGAGTTTTACAAACGTTTGGAGGGCCAAGTTAACGCTGTCCTATCTCTTTCGAAGGATATCTGGGGATATTGCTATACACAGTTGACTGATGTGGAACAAGAGCAAAACGGTATCTATTATTATGACCGTACGCCAAAATTCGACATGAAGCGTATTCATGATATCTTCAGCCAAACCCCGAAGGTAGAATAA
- a CDS encoding glycerate kinase: protein MRKIVVASDSFKGSVSSIEVAECAELAIHKVFPDCEVVKIPVGDGGEGTVETLITAMGGEVVSCVVHDPLMRPVEATYGILGDNRTAVIEMATASGLTLVPVSERNPLRTTTYGTGELIKDAMERGCRNFLIGIGGSATNDGGTGMLQALGFRFLDRDGNELELGGQILNRIYEIDCSRALSQLRETSFTIACDVNNPFYGEKGAAYVFARQKGADDAMVRLLDEGLRNFAEVIKRTGRIKIDDIPGAGAAGGLGGGFVAFLKAELKPGIRMVLDALRFDECIRGADLIITGEGKLDKQTCMGKTPFGVLQAGVRQDIPVIVIGGSVEEVEALNKSGFLAVLPLLPYPVSLEQAMDKDFTCRNIGRALEQQLRVIQYYMNH from the coding sequence ATGAGAAAAATTGTTGTTGCTTCCGATTCATTTAAAGGCTCAGTATCTTCTATTGAAGTGGCTGAATGTGCCGAGTTGGCGATCCATAAGGTTTTTCCGGATTGCGAGGTCGTGAAAATCCCGGTTGGGGATGGGGGAGAAGGTACCGTGGAGACTTTGATTACGGCGATGGGTGGAGAAGTCGTATCTTGTGTCGTACATGATCCGTTGATGAGGCCGGTCGAGGCTACTTATGGGATACTGGGGGATAATCGTACGGCGGTTATCGAGATGGCGACAGCGAGTGGCCTTACGTTAGTGCCTGTGTCGGAGCGTAATCCCTTGAGAACAACGACATATGGAACCGGAGAGTTGATAAAAGACGCTATGGAGCGTGGCTGCCGGAATTTCTTAATAGGAATAGGGGGAAGCGCGACAAATGACGGAGGAACCGGTATGTTGCAGGCCTTGGGTTTTCGTTTTCTTGATAGAGACGGGAATGAGCTGGAATTGGGTGGGCAGATCCTTAATCGGATTTATGAGATCGATTGTTCAAGGGCATTATCGCAATTGCGGGAAACTTCATTTACCATAGCCTGCGATGTGAATAACCCTTTTTATGGTGAGAAAGGGGCGGCGTATGTCTTTGCCCGCCAAAAGGGAGCGGATGACGCTATGGTCCGTTTGCTGGATGAGGGCTTGCGAAATTTTGCGGAAGTCATAAAAAGAACGGGACGAATAAAGATAGACGACATTCCGGGTGCGGGAGCCGCAGGTGGTTTAGGTGGAGGATTTGTCGCTTTCCTAAAGGCTGAACTTAAACCCGGTATCCGGATGGTTCTGGATGCCTTGCGTTTTGATGAATGTATACGGGGGGCGGATCTAATTATTACGGGAGAAGGTAAACTGGATAAACAGACTTGCATGGGAAAGACCCCATTCGGAGTGTTGCAGGCAGGTGTGAGACAGGATATCCCGGTTATCGTAATAGGTGGTTCCGTAGAGGAGGTAGAGGCACTTAATAAATCCGGGTTTCTGGCGGTCTTACCACTTCTTCCTTATCCGGTTTCCTTGGAGCAGGCGATGGATAAGGATTTCACCTGCCGGAATATTGGGCGTGCCTTGGAACAACAATTGCGTGTAATCCAATACTATATGAATCATTAA
- a CDS encoding DUF418 domain-containing protein — MEMNKTLASSGGRITVIDALRGFSLIGICLIHGMQHFGAMGTMAPQAMFPWEGTLDEIFRWFINYLVFGKFFIIFSCLFGLSFFIQMDRAAQKGVDFRPRFLWRLVLLLVIGFVHGLLVRVDILLVYALLGFVLVLMYKWPTKLLVGITLFLFLGGASLIPVAYKAVTAPAVEQVVERPAAAPIARAEVPRRVPTLAETIENNAWDGLVGKMNFQFASGRIYLTLGLFILGFIVGRIRLFQRMDEFRSRLNYGALVALVLIGLLYLLKPYIPAASWREVSINAWMGATTTNLINLMTAYLWVVLVLEAYRSVKVQNAMKPLVSYGRMGLTNYIVQSVTGVFIFSGFGLDWSHLGVFLSVLVCLGFTAIQIAFSQYWLSGLRYGPMEWLWRTGTYMRWQPIRLG, encoded by the coding sequence ATGGAAATGAATAAGACACTTGCTTCGTCCGGTGGACGTATTACGGTAATCGACGCTCTGCGTGGCTTCTCCTTGATTGGTATTTGCTTGATTCATGGGATGCAGCATTTTGGCGCTATGGGGACGATGGCTCCCCAAGCCATGTTCCCTTGGGAAGGGACGCTGGATGAGATTTTTCGGTGGTTTATTAATTACTTGGTGTTCGGCAAGTTCTTCATTATATTTTCTTGCCTGTTTGGTTTGAGCTTCTTTATCCAGATGGATCGGGCAGCTCAAAAAGGTGTTGATTTCCGTCCTCGTTTTTTATGGCGATTGGTACTATTGCTGGTGATTGGTTTTGTTCATGGTTTATTAGTCCGTGTAGATATTTTGTTGGTGTATGCGTTGCTTGGTTTTGTATTGGTATTGATGTATAAATGGCCTACTAAATTATTGGTGGGAATCACCCTTTTCCTTTTCTTGGGCGGTGCCTCGCTAATTCCCGTAGCGTATAAGGCTGTAACGGCTCCTGCCGTCGAGCAAGTGGTGGAGAGACCGGCTGCCGCACCTATCGCTCGTGCTGAGGTTCCCCGGCGAGTCCCGACATTAGCCGAGACCATTGAGAACAACGCTTGGGACGGATTGGTAGGAAAAATGAATTTCCAGTTTGCCAGCGGTCGTATCTATCTGACCTTGGGATTGTTTATCCTCGGATTTATCGTAGGCCGAATCCGCTTGTTCCAACGCATGGATGAGTTCCGTAGCCGTTTGAATTACGGGGCGTTGGTCGCGTTGGTTTTAATCGGCTTGTTGTATCTGCTAAAACCTTATATACCTGCCGCATCTTGGCGTGAGGTCTCTATCAATGCGTGGATGGGTGCTACGACAACTAACTTGATTAATCTGATGACGGCTTATCTGTGGGTGGTGTTGGTCTTAGAGGCTTACCGCTCGGTAAAAGTTCAAAATGCCATGAAACCATTGGTTAGCTATGGGCGTATGGGATTGACAAACTATATCGTACAATCCGTGACCGGTGTCTTTATTTTCTCCGGTTTTGGCTTGGATTGGAGCCATTTGGGTGTTTTCTTGAGTGTATTGGTCTGCCTTGGATTTACGGCTATACAGATAGCCTTTAGCCAATATTGGCTGTCGGGCTTGCGCTACGGCCCGATGGAGTGGTTATGGCGGACCGGCACGTATATGAGATGGCAACCCATCCGTTTGGGTTA